The stretch of DNA GCGTGAACTGGCAGATCACCCCGCGCATCCTTACCGAAGCCCTCGCACAGGGAGGCGAAACCGCGCGGCGGGCGTTCGGCGCGATGATGCACATGCGGAAGCTCGATCATGCCGCCATCGCGTCGGCGATTGCCGACTAGGCCAGCGCGGCGCTTTTCCTGAGCAATTGATAGGCATCGACCACCGCCGTCAGCTGCGCCTCGTGCCGCCGGTCGCCGCCGTTGCGGTCGGGGTGGTAGCGGCGCACCAGCTCGGAATAGCGCCGCCGCAGCCGGGTGCGGTCGGTGTCGGAGCCGAGGCCCATGACCTCGAGCGCGCTCGCCTCCTCGCGGCTGAAACGGCCCGCCGCGGCCATCCGCCCCTCGCGCTCTGCCCGCGACTTGATGCCGCGTGCGCGGGCGCTGATCGCATCCAAGGGATCGGCATAGTCGGCCCAGCGCGGCGCGTCGGCAATCCCGGCGGTGGGGCGGAAGACGCGACTTTCGGTTTGCCAGCCTGAAATGGGCGACTGCGCGCGAATGATTTCTTCGGCGCTGAGGCCCTCGAACCAGTCGTATCCCGCGTTGAATTCGCGCACGTGATCCAGACAGAACCAGCGCCATTCGCCAGGCCCGTCGAAGCCGTGCGGGCGACGGCCGGGCGCGCGGAATTCGCCCGCCTCGCGGCAGCCGGGGGCCTCGCATTGGCGCCCCGGGCTCTCGACGCGGCCGTGAAATCGTGGTGAAGGCATAGGGGCCAAGAATGGCGATTGGGGACCCAAGTTCCAACCCCGAATTGGCCCGCAACGCTTGCAAAAAAGGAAAAACCCGATGTCCGTAGCCGAGGAAATGCGCGTTCGATTGACCGAGGCCTTCGCGCCCACGCGGCTCGCGATCATCAACGACAGCGCCAAGCATTCGGGCCACATGGGCGACGACGGATCAGGTGAATCGCACTTCACCATCGAGATCGAGGCAGCGGCCTTTGCGACCATGAATCGCCTCGCCCGCCAGCGCGCGGTGATCGCGGCGCTCGGCGATATCGTCGGCCAGCGCGTCCATGCGGTTGCGATCAAGGCGGGCGCGCCAGCCGAATGAGCCTCGAGGATCCCGATAGCCTCAACCCCGCCCTGCGCCTGCGCCGCGCGGCGCGGCTGATCGTGCTCGACCCCGAAGGCCGCACGCTGATGTTCCGCTATGACGTGCCGGGGCGCGAACCCTTCTGGGTGACGGCGGGCGGCGAGTGCGAGCCGGACGAAAGCTTCGAGGATGCGGCGCGGCGCGAACTGCTGGAGGAGACGGGGATCACCGCCGATCCGGGCCCGCAGATCGCCCGGATGACGCCCGAATTCGTCACGGTCGAAGGCGAGCCGGTGCAGGCCGACGAGCGCTTCTTCCTCGTGCGGGTCGCCGAAGCGGCGATCGACACGGCGGGCCACACCGCGCTCGAACAGGCATTGATGACGCAGCACCGCTGGTTCACCCGCGCCGAACTGGCGGAGTGGAAGGAACCAATCTTTCCTGCCAACCTTGCCGACATGATCGCACAGCAGGAGCCCGGTCCATGATCACCCAGACCATCACCCCAGTCACGCACGATCTGGGCGCCTTCACCGTGCGCCGCGTGCTGCCCTCCAAGGCGCGCACGATGGTCGGCCCCTTCATCTTCGTCGACGAATTCGGTCCGGCCGACCTCACCGGCGACGGCATGAACGTGCGCCCGCATCCGCACATCAACCTCGCCACCGTCACCTGGCTGTTCGACGGTGCGATCGACCACCGCGACAGCCTCAGAACCTTCGCCACGATCCGCCCCGGACAGGTCAACCTGATGACCGCCGGGCGCGGGATCGTCCATTCCGAGCGGAGCCCGCAAGGCGAGCTCGCAACCAATCCCGGGATGTTCGGGATGCAGACCTGGCTCGCCCTGCCCGACGGGCGCGAGGAGATCGACCCGGCGTTCGAGGCGGTGAAGGATCTGCCCGTGGTCGAGGACAGCGGCGCACAGGCGCGCGTGATCATGGGCGAATTGTGGGGCACGCGCGCGCCAACCACGACCTATGCCCAAACGATCTATGCCGACATCGTGCTCGAAGCCGGCGGCGCGATCCCCCTGGACTCCGAGGCCGACGAGCGCGCGGTGATGCTGGTCGATGGCAGCGCGGCGGTCGATGGCGTGGCGCTGGAGCGTTATCAGCTGGCGGTGCTGGCACCGGGCACCGCGATGCGCCTCTCCAGCGAAAGCGGCGGGCGCGTGATGCTGCTCGGCGGCGAGGCTTTCGCCACCAAACGCCACGTGTTCTGGAACTTCGTCAGCTCGGACCGCGAGCGGATCAATCAGGCGAAGGACGATTGGCGCGCGGGCCGCTTCCCGCTCGTCCCCGGCGATGAGGAAGAATTTATCCCCTTGCCCGACAAGCCCAAGACCGTCAGCTATCCCTGAAAGCACAGCTTCGGGAGAGAGTGATGGACTATACGGGCAAGGTGGCGTGGATCACCGGGGCTTCTTCGGGCATCGGCGCAGCGCTGGCGCGGGAACTGGCGGCGCGCGGGGCTCATGTGGTGCTGTCGGGGCGTGATGAAGCGCGGCTGGCGGAAGTCGCAGCCGAGTGCACTGAAAGCCTGATCATCGCCTTCGATGTGCGCGACGAGGCGGCCTTGGCCGAAGCCACCGCGAAGGCGATTGCGTGGAAAGGCGGTGTCGACATCGCCTTTGCCAATGCCGGAATCTCGCAGCGCAGCCGCGCGCTGAAAACGTCGATGCAGGTCTATCGCGACATCATCGCAGTCGACCTGCTCGCGCAGATCGCCTTCACGCAGGGGCTGATCGGTCACATGGCGGAGCGTGGATCGGGGGCGCTGGGGTTCATTTCCTCGATCGCGGGCAAGGTCGGCGTGCCGATGCGCACCGCCTATTCCGCCGCCAAGTTCGGGCTGGCGGGCTATGCCGACGCGCTGCGCGCCGAGCTGACCGTCAATGGCGTCAGCGTCCACACGATCTACCCCGGCTCGGTCGCCACCAATGTCTCGCGCAATGCGCTCAACGCCGACGGCACGCAGCGCGGTCGCAGCGACAAGGCGATCGACGAGGGCATCCCGGCCGATGTCGCGGCGCGCCAGATGCTCGATGGCATGGCGAAGGGTGAGCGCGAGATCATCGTCGCGGAAGGCATGGAGCTCGCCATGGGCGAAGCGCGCCGCACGCCCGAAGCGCTGTTCGATCAGGTCGCAGGCATGGTCGCCAAGGGCTACATGGACAAGCTGGAGCAGCAGTGATGTTCGATCTCAAGCGCGTCCATCTGCCCAACGGCATCCACCTCGACATCGTCGACGAAGGCCCGGTCGATGCGCCGGTGCTGATCTTCCTCCACGGCTTTCCCGAAAGCCACCGGACGTGGCGCCACCAGATCGCGCATTTCAGGGACCGCTACCGCTGCATCGCGCCCGACCAGCGCGGCTATCGCGGATCGTCAAAGCCGCAAGCGGTCGAGGCCTATGCCCCGGCCAACCTGATCGGCGATATCTTCCTGCTGGCGGATACGCTGGCGATACCGCACTTCACCATCGTCGGCCACGACTGGGGCGGCGCGATTGCCTGGGGCGTGGCGCTGGGGGGCCAGCACGCCCGCGTCACCCGCGCGGTCATCGCCAATGCGCCGCATCCGGTGATATTCCAAAGGTTGCTCTACACCCACCCCGGCCAGCGCGAGGCGAGCCAGTATATCCGCGGCTTCCGCGATCCGGCCAATGATGCGCTGGTGAAGGAGCATGGCCTCACTGGCCTGCTGCTAAAGGAAGTGAAGTGGGATCGCCCCAGCAAGATGGAGCCCGAGGAGCGCGACCAGTTACTGCGCGACTGGCAGAACCGCGATGCAGCCTTCGGGATGCTCAACTACTACCGCGCCAGCCCGATCGACGTGCCGACGATGGACGCGCCTTTCGCCATTCCCGAGGGCTGGACGCCGCCTGCCCTGCCCAAGCTGACCATCCCGACGCTGGTGATTTGGGGCATCGACGATCTCGCCCTGCCCGCCGAGAACCTCGAAGGGCTGGAGGACATCATCGACCCGCTTACTATCGTGCGTGTGCCTGACTGTGGGCATTTCGTGCCGTGGGAAGCGCGCGAGGCCGTGAACGCGGCGATGGAGGCGTTTCTGGAGTGTTAAGCCCGAACCCCGTTCGTGCTGAGCTTGTCGAAGCACCGCACTTCGGTTGCGATTCCGCGCCCAGACCCAAAGTGAAGGACGGCCCTTCGACAAGCTCAGGGCGAACGGATTTAGGCTAGCCCAGCCACTCCACATCCGCGCCATGCGGGTGCGACCATGCGAGTTGCGTCTCCGCCTCGCCGCCGGGCCAGTATCGCACCGTCAGCTTGTGGCGATGGACTGAGCGGTCAGCCTCGACCATTACCCATGCCAGCGGCGCATCCGCCGTCGCCCGCGCGCCTGCCGCCTCCATTGCCGCCGTCACCCGCGCCTGCTGATCGGCAGGGACATATTGCCACACGATCGAATGCATCAGTATCCGCGTCGTGCCGCTCGCCTGAGGCCTCGCGAGTTCGGCCTAGACGAAGTCGGCGGCGGTGGCCCGCACCAAATCGGGCTTGCGTGTCGAAGCGGCGCGGATCGCGGCGTCCATCCGTTCGAAACGAACGGTGTGCTCGGGCCAGATATAGGCCTTGAGCCGCAGCGCCTCAGCCGGATCGATGAGATCGACCGGCGCGACGTCGCAGCCTTTGGTTGAGGTGATGGCGATGTCCCGCGATGGCGGCGGCGCGCCGTGCCATGCGGGAGCGAAGTGCATCACCGCCGCCTCCGGCCCGACCTTCACCCCGCCAAGATCATAGGCGTAGCGATCGAGCATCAGGTTGATCCCCGCGCTCGACCCGATTTCGAGACACTGGAATGCGGGCGGCAGACCCTGCTCGCCCAGCCACAGCATCGCGGCGATGAAATTGGCCGAGCGCCCCGCCTCGTTGGTCTGCGGCGGACCGTCGAGCCACGGCAGCAGAGAAGCCTCGTGCGCGGCGATCACCTGAGCGATTACTGCGGCATCATCGGCAGCCTCGCCCGCATAGATCGGCGCAAGCTCTGGTGCTGCGGCGGACAGGTGGAGCGCGTGCAATCCCCCCGCCACCCGCAGTGGCAGCGCATCGGCGAGCGGCGCGCCCTGCCACCCGCGCACCCGCTCAAGCAGCGCGCCGTGCGCGTCCGAGGCCAGCACCGCCGCAATACCTGCGCAGACTCGCGCGGTGATATGCGCCCCCGCCGCTGCGCAATAGGCAACCTGATTGGCAAAGGCCGTCGCCACCGCGCCCGGCCCGGCGGTGTTCATGTCGACGAATTCATACGCCGGACGGTCCGCCGAATTGCCCATCACCATTGCCCTTTCGCCTCCCCGCCCCTAAGTGCGCCCCCGATCATGACCACCATTGGCATTTCCGACAATATCGGACAGCTGACCTTCGCTGTCCCCAAGGGGCGCATTCTTGATGAAGCGCTGCCGGTGATGGCGCGCGCGGGTGTGGAGCCGGACGCCGACTTCCACAATCCCAAGAGCCGCGCGCTCGCCTTCGGCACCAACCGCGCCGACATGCGCCTGATCCGGGTGCGCGCCTTCGATGTCGCGACCTTCGTCGCCCACGGCGCGGCGCAAGTCGGGATCGTCGGCTCGGACGTGATCGAGGAATTCGACTACGCCGATCTCTATGCCCCGGTCGATCTGGGGATCGGGCTCTGCCGCCTCTCGGTCGCGCGCCGGGCGGAGGATGCCGAGGAACAGGGCAGCGTCAGCCACCTGCGCGTCGCGACGAAATATCCCAGCCTCACCCGCCGCCACTTCGCCGCCGCCGGGGTGCAGGCCGAATGCGTGAAATTGAACGGCGCGATGGAGCTTGCGCCTTCGCTGGGCCTTGCGCGCCAGATCGTCGATCTGGTGTCGACCGGCACCACCTTGCGCGAAAACGGGCTGGTCGAAACCTCGGTGATCCTCGACATCAGCGCGCGTCTGATCGTCAACCGCACCGCCTTGAAGACCGAACCCCGCGTCGCCGCGCTGGTCGATGCCTTCCGGCGCGTGGTGGAAAGCGAGCCCGCATGATCAAGATCCTCTCCACGCTCCAGCCCGATTTCGAGGCGAAGTTCGCCCGGATCGTCGATGCGCGGCGCGAATCCGACGCCGATGTCGCGGGGCAGGTGGCCGACATTCTCCAGACCGTGAAGCTGCGCGGCGATGCGGCGCTGGTGGAATTCACCCAGCGCTTCGATGGCTATGCGCTTGCCGAAGAGGCCGACTGGTCGATCCCGCGCGAGCTGTGCGAGGAGGCTTACAACGCCCTCGCCCCCGACCTGCGCGAGGCGCTGGAGCTCGCGGCGGCGCGCATCCGCGCCTATCACGAAGCGCAGCTGCCGCAGAACCGCGACTACACCGACGATGCGGGCGTGCGCCTCGGCGCGATCTGGCGGGCGGTGGATGCGGCGGGCCTCTATGTCCCCGGCGGGCGCGCGGCTTATCCCTCCTCGCTGCTGATGAACGCGATCCCTGCGCGGGTCGCAGGCGTGGAGCGGCTCGCGATCACCACGCCGACGCCCAAGGGCCAGTCCAACCCGATGGTGCTCGCCGCTGCGCATATCGCAGGGGTGGACGAGATCTGGCGGATCGGCGGGGCGCAGGCGGTCGGCGCGCTTGCCTATGGCACCGAGCGTATCCGCCCGGTCGATGTCATCACCGGCCCCGGCAATGCCTGGGTGGCCGAGGCCAAGCGCCAGCTTTACGGCGTGGTCGGGATCGACATGGTCGCCGGCCCTTCGGAGATTCTCGTGATCGCCGACGGCAAGAACGATCCCGACTGGATTGCCGCCGATCTGCTCTCGCAGGCCGAGCATGACCCGACCTCGCAATCGATCCTCATCACCGACGACGCCGGATTTGCGCGGCAGGTGGAGGACTGCATCGACCTTCAGATCGCCGCTCTCGCCACGGGCAAGACCGCGCGCGCCAGCTGGGACGCCCACGGCGTTATGATCGTGGTCAACGATCTGCTCGCCGAAGCCCCGGCGCTCGCCAACCGGCTGGCGGCGGAGCACGTGGAGCTAGCGGTCGACGATCCTGAGCCTTTCATGCACGCCATCCGCCATGCCGGGAGCATTTTCCTCGGCCGGATGACCCCCGAGGCGGTGGGCGATTACGTCGCCGGGCCCAACCACGTGCTGCCCACCGGGCGCCGCGCACGCTTTTCGAGCGGGCTGTCGGTGCTCGAT from Porphyrobacter sp. YT40 encodes:
- a CDS encoding DnaJ domain-containing protein encodes the protein MPSPRFHGRVESPGRQCEAPGCREAGEFRAPGRRPHGFDGPGEWRWFCLDHVREFNAGYDWFEGLSAEEIIRAQSPISGWQTESRVFRPTAGIADAPRWADYADPLDAISARARGIKSRAEREGRMAAAGRFSREEASALEVMGLGSDTDRTRLRRRYSELVRRYHPDRNGGDRRHEAQLTAVVDAYQLLRKSAALA
- a CDS encoding BolA family protein, coding for MSVAEEMRVRLTEAFAPTRLAIINDSAKHSGHMGDDGSGESHFTIEIEAAAFATMNRLARQRAVIAALGDIVGQRVHAVAIKAGAPAE
- a CDS encoding NUDIX domain-containing protein encodes the protein MSLEDPDSLNPALRLRRAARLIVLDPEGRTLMFRYDVPGREPFWVTAGGECEPDESFEDAARRELLEETGITADPGPQIARMTPEFVTVEGEPVQADERFFLVRVAEAAIDTAGHTALEQALMTQHRWFTRAELAEWKEPIFPANLADMIAQQEPGP
- a CDS encoding pirin family protein, translated to MITQTITPVTHDLGAFTVRRVLPSKARTMVGPFIFVDEFGPADLTGDGMNVRPHPHINLATVTWLFDGAIDHRDSLRTFATIRPGQVNLMTAGRGIVHSERSPQGELATNPGMFGMQTWLALPDGREEIDPAFEAVKDLPVVEDSGAQARVIMGELWGTRAPTTTYAQTIYADIVLEAGGAIPLDSEADERAVMLVDGSAAVDGVALERYQLAVLAPGTAMRLSSESGGRVMLLGGEAFATKRHVFWNFVSSDRERINQAKDDWRAGRFPLVPGDEEEFIPLPDKPKTVSYP
- a CDS encoding SDR family NAD(P)-dependent oxidoreductase, whose protein sequence is MDYTGKVAWITGASSGIGAALARELAARGAHVVLSGRDEARLAEVAAECTESLIIAFDVRDEAALAEATAKAIAWKGGVDIAFANAGISQRSRALKTSMQVYRDIIAVDLLAQIAFTQGLIGHMAERGSGALGFISSIAGKVGVPMRTAYSAAKFGLAGYADALRAELTVNGVSVHTIYPGSVATNVSRNALNADGTQRGRSDKAIDEGIPADVAARQMLDGMAKGEREIIVAEGMELAMGEARRTPEALFDQVAGMVAKGYMDKLEQQ
- a CDS encoding alpha/beta hydrolase, whose product is MFDLKRVHLPNGIHLDIVDEGPVDAPVLIFLHGFPESHRTWRHQIAHFRDRYRCIAPDQRGYRGSSKPQAVEAYAPANLIGDIFLLADTLAIPHFTIVGHDWGGAIAWGVALGGQHARVTRAVIANAPHPVIFQRLLYTHPGQREASQYIRGFRDPANDALVKEHGLTGLLLKEVKWDRPSKMEPEERDQLLRDWQNRDAAFGMLNYYRASPIDVPTMDAPFAIPEGWTPPALPKLTIPTLVIWGIDDLALPAENLEGLEDIIDPLTIVRVPDCGHFVPWEAREAVNAAMEAFLEC
- the hisG gene encoding ATP phosphoribosyltransferase, yielding MTTIGISDNIGQLTFAVPKGRILDEALPVMARAGVEPDADFHNPKSRALAFGTNRADMRLIRVRAFDVATFVAHGAAQVGIVGSDVIEEFDYADLYAPVDLGIGLCRLSVARRAEDAEEQGSVSHLRVATKYPSLTRRHFAAAGVQAECVKLNGAMELAPSLGLARQIVDLVSTGTTLRENGLVETSVILDISARLIVNRTALKTEPRVAALVDAFRRVVESEPA
- the hisD gene encoding histidinol dehydrogenase; translated protein: MIKILSTLQPDFEAKFARIVDARRESDADVAGQVADILQTVKLRGDAALVEFTQRFDGYALAEEADWSIPRELCEEAYNALAPDLREALELAAARIRAYHEAQLPQNRDYTDDAGVRLGAIWRAVDAAGLYVPGGRAAYPSSLLMNAIPARVAGVERLAITTPTPKGQSNPMVLAAAHIAGVDEIWRIGGAQAVGALAYGTERIRPVDVITGPGNAWVAEAKRQLYGVVGIDMVAGPSEILVIADGKNDPDWIAADLLSQAEHDPTSQSILITDDAGFARQVEDCIDLQIAALATGKTARASWDAHGVMIVVNDLLAEAPALANRLAAEHVELAVDDPEPFMHAIRHAGSIFLGRMTPEAVGDYVAGPNHVLPTGRRARFSSGLSVLDFMKRTSFLGLDAASFAHVGPAAATLAHAEGLPAHAKSVELRIK